From the Hylaeus volcanicus isolate JK05 chromosome 4, UHH_iyHylVolc1.0_haploid, whole genome shotgun sequence genome, one window contains:
- the LOC128875137 gene encoding uncharacterized protein LOC128875137 produces the protein MRKSRGVLAIQNDRTSSHSSQEDIILSASAYTRPERTSSVFHRDESPTFQRTVPAFQLESSKSVDSYDKNDVRFEDVDERHEEPIDELTSSKHIDQIDGNNIEVKPGEYYRISPTLSESLSGEGQGAPQGPKLLTEPHQLDGVSRRRAQYLQAIDQQRRARQETPRIYSEHAPPPILQTVSPGQRQANPDIQDIITGIVKLLNGNVNVAANTVRPLRPIQATRINNRGPPRISDVPPLPPDFDTPGMNPPPPPDHPYPFEKPPAPDRPLVNQLPPERPVRPFVNGVPLPEQIVPQGNRPWTWNRPGNNRRPVPPYKPLPPPLDSSFHREKDPDDKHTDKHHPDHKPDTQSTNESSTKKEEDDQNENTTNGLENATKSHAEDNHQKDKQDTKIVEKPINENATKEPDTEDSTKKENKHQSLDKENKTSNETTTTVGLESNHSNQVGDTKHNDSPKPVIPLEIKPTKSLKASDTRGSSKLNNEKASDKTMISKTSTKSFATSTLNIETSSSVHVIEPTTTKPAASATVSVPTANESSSSPGTTTMVPLEPSKSSEFESTTSISSFPTPTDNLPSSFTKTSSTTEKSIIHTPVSNTFTKNSAPTDRYAYRPRPGIVLDDTLDYTGSQGLATQRPYAPPRHPPLGDIFDVTVSAIQGPGGGGSEEGVRVPINAGSADVILTSAVEGQGFVSIDGKRTYLNLFESTDRTSTHVQTQPQPTKTQPPAVVGTGFAVPQPDPPAASPRPIGPIRRPTFHRRPTQPPVRIDTCIVGDTSTCDISQHEACATVQGVSACHCKPGYARLQHSLPCKKIISIVVSMRVDKIYDRKVVWDRGFTDRDSESYQTLAYEANRAIESAMSMTPFSDEFMGSSINRVYQGDVSQGQGGVFVNATLKLTYEPRTIRPSLAGELQRHLLGVIHRRSNNIGNSALYVDSPPGSISNLQDLDECASSELNDCHSLATCNNNWGGFTCACNPGLKDSHKDDPNESGRSCISCPSTYCNNRGSCSYQGDHMQCTCTGNYYGAQCEVDGEVLGVAIGASVAALIIIVLTLVCLVMWSRRWSREQKSVGSPVYGYIQGGIPGTLPGTLARVGSVGTLASVKQGPPANLPPYMWAHFADHMATANVYATEPMGPTRPSSAVFGYPPINVHGTLPPVPLPRLQAPPRPRQRHQPDPDSSDSELQDKDRADLIPQNSGFHVPRPKSRSSLANQSGIYNDVEYDQGDVHHLSKNNIPMSTYRPYYRT, from the exons ATGCGAAAGAGTAGAG GTGTGTTGGCTATACAAAACGATCGAACGTCCTCTCATTCCTCTCAGGAGGACATAATTCTCAGTGCCAGCGCGTACACGAGACCGGAAAGGACATCCAGCGTGTTCCACCGTGATGAATCGCCGACTTTCCAGAGGACCGTTCCTGCGTTTCAACTGGAAAGCTCGAAGAGCGTCGACAGCTACGACAAAAACGACGTGAGGTTCGAAGACGTGGACGAGAGACACGAGGAACCCATCGACGAATTGACGTCCTCGAAACACATCGATCAGATCGATGGCAACAACATTGAAGTAAAACCAGGCGAATACTACCG GATATCGCCCACGCTAAGCGAATCCTTGTCGGGGGAAGGACAAGGGGCTCCGCAGGGACCAAAACTCTTGACGGAGCCCCATCAGCTGGATGGAGTGTCGCGTCGACGGGCACAGTATCTGCAGGCGATAGATCAACAAAGACGGGCACGTCAAGAGACACCGAGGATCTATAGCGAGCACGCACCGCCGCCTATTCTGCAGACCGTTTCTCCAGGACAACGCCAAGCGAATCCCGATATACAGGACATCATCACTGGCATAGTCAAACTACTCAATGGGAACGTAAACGTCGCCGCGAACACTGTCAGGCCGTTGAGACCTATTCAAGCCACCAG GATAAATAATAGAGGTCCACCAAGAATATCCGACGTTCCGCCGTTGCCACCAGACTTCGACACACCTGGAATGAATCCTCCACCGCCGCCGGATCATCCTTATCCGTTTGAGAAACCACCAGCCCCCGACAGACCCTTGGTCAATCAACTACCACCCGAAAGACCGGTCAGACCTTTCGTGAACGGTGTTCCATTGCCAGAGCAAATCGTCCCTCAGGGGAACCGTCCGTGGACTTGGAATCGTCCTG GAAATAACAGACGACCGGTACCACCGTACAAACCGCTGCCACCGCCTCTGGATTCCAGTTTCCATCGCGAAAAGGATCCAGACGACAAGCATACGGATAAACATCACCCCGATCATAAACCTGACACTCAATCTACGAACGAATCCTCTACcaaaaaggaagaagacgaCCAAAACGAGAACACTACAAATGGCCTAGAAAACGCAACTAAAAGTCACGCCGAGGATAATCATCAGAAAGATAAACAGGACACGAAGATCGTGGAAAAACCGATCAACGAGAATGCAACGAAGGAGCCAGACACTGAAGACTCCACGAAAAAGGAGAACAAGCATCAATCTTTGGATAAGGAGAATAAAACAAGCAACGAGACGACTACAACGGTTGGCTTGGAGTCTAATCATTCGAACCAAGTGGGCGACACGAAGCACAACGACTCTCCGAAGCCAGTGATACCGTTGGAGATCAAGCCTACGAAATCATTGAAGGCCAGCGATACTCGAGGCTCCTCGAAGTTAAACAATGAGAAAGCTAGCGACAAAACGATGATATCCAAAACATCGACGAAGTCCTTCGCAACGTCCACGCTGAACATTGAGACTAGCTCGTCTGTTCATGTGATCGAACCTACGACAACGAAACCCGCCGCGTCTGCCACCGTTTCGGTTCCCACTGCCAACGAATCGAGCAGTTCCCCGGGAACAACGACAATGGTGCCTTTGGAACCCAGCAAATCGTCCGAGTTTGAAAGTACGACCAGTATATCCAGTTTCCCAACCCCGACGGACAATTTGCCGTCCAGTTTCACGAAGACCTCTTCCACAACGGAGAAAAGTATAATTCATACTCCTGTCTCCAACACGTTCACGAAGAATTCAG CCCCCACGGATCGCTATGCTTACCGACCCCGACCTGGAATCGTCCTCGACGATACCTTGGATTACACAGGATCCCAGGGACTGGCTACTCAACGACCATACGCGCCACCGAGGCATCCACCTCTCGGTGATATTTTTGATGTCACGGTCTCGGCTATCCAAGGCCCCGGCGGTGGAGGCTCTG AGGAAGGCGTCAGGGTACCGATAAACGCTGGGAGTGCCGACGTGATTCTAACGTCCGCGGTCGAGGGCCAAGGTTTCGTCAGTATCGACGGTAAAAGGACGTACCTGAACTTGTTCGAAAGCACAGATCGTACATCGACGCACGTGCAGACGCAACCACAACCCACCAAGACTCAACCACCTGCTGTCGTCGGCACAGG ATTCGCAGTTCCTCAACCAGATCCTCCAGCAGCGAGTCCAAGACCTATCGGACCGATCCGAAGACCAACGTTCCACAGAAGGCCAACTCAACCGCCGGTCAGAATAGACACCTGCATCGTGGGCGACACGAGCACTTGCGACATTAGTCAGCACGAGGCGTGTGCCACGGTTCAAGGAGTCTCCGCGTGCCACTGCAAGCCAGGATATGCCAGATTGCAGCACTCTTTGCCGTGCAAAA aaattatcAGTATCGTCGTGTCTATGAGAGTGGACAAAATCTACGACAGGAAAGTCGTATGGGACAGAGGGTTTACCGATAGAGACTCCGAATCCTACCAGACTCTGGCTTACGAAGCGAATCGAGCT ATCGAATCGGCCATGTCTATGACGCCATTCTCGGACGAGTTCATGGGTTCGTCGATAAATCGCGTGTACCAAGGGGACGTGAGCCAAGGACAAGGTGGTGTCTTCGTCAACGCAACCCTGAAACTTACCTACGAGCCTAGAACGATTCGGCCTAGTTTAGCAGGAGAACTGCAAAGACATCTGCTCGGTGTTATTCACAGAAGAAGCAATAACATTGGGAACAGTGCCTTGTACGTCGACAGTCCACCTGGATCTATATCAAACTTGCAAG atttAGACGAGTGCGCGTCGTCGGAATTGAACGACTGTCATTCCTTAGCGAcctgtaataataattggGGCGGTTTCACTTGCGCCTGCAATCCAGGATTAAAGGATTCCCACAAGGACGATCCTAACGAGTCCGGCAGGAGCTGTATTTCGTGTCCCTCGACTTACTGCAACAATCGGGGATCGTGTTCCTATCAGGGCGATCACATGCAGTGCAC GTGTACTGGCAATTATTATGGTGCTCAATGCGAAGTCGACGGAGAAGTCCTGGGCGTAGCAATAGGGGCTTCAGTAGCAgctttaataattatagttttaACACTCGTGTGTCTCGTCATGTGGAG TCGAAGATGGTCGCGAGAGCAGAAATCGGTTGGCTCACCGGTTTACGGATACATTCAGGGTGGCATACCTGGTACACTTCCCGGAACTTTAGCAAGGGTAGGCTCCGTGGGCACTCTGGCTTCCGTAAAACAAGGACCACCGGCCAACTTGCCACCCTATATGTGGGCACACTTTGCCGACCACATGGCAACTGCCAACGTATACGCG ACGGAACCCATGGGTCCAACTCGACCGAGTTCAGCTGTGTTCGGCTATCCACCGATTAATGTTCATGGGACGTTACCGCCAGTGCCGCTACCAAGACTTCAGGCTCCGCCAAGACCAAGACAGAGACATCAGCCAGACCCGGACAGCTCGGACTCCGAGCTTCAAGATAAGGACAGGGCTGACTTAATTCCCCAAAATAGCGGTTTTCACGTTCCCAGGCCGAAATCTAGATCATCCTTGGCA AATCAAAGCGGAATCTACAACGACGTGGAGTACGATCAAGGCGACGTGCACCATTTATCAAAAAACAACATTCCGATGTCCACTTATAGGCCGTACTACCGAACGTGA